A DNA window from Hordeum vulgare subsp. vulgare chromosome 1H, MorexV3_pseudomolecules_assembly, whole genome shotgun sequence contains the following coding sequences:
- the LOC123444640 gene encoding ubiquitin-conjugating enzyme E2-17 kDa-like codes for MASKRILKELKDLQKDPPTSCSAGPAGEDMFHWQATIMGPPDSPYAGGVFLVNIHFPPDYPFKPPKVSFKTKVFHPNINSNGSICLDILKEQWSPALTISKVLLSICSLLTDPNPDDPLVPEIAHMYKTDRSKYETTARSWTQKYAMG; via the exons ATGGCATCCAAGCGCATCCTGAAGGAACTGAAGGACCTGCAGAAGGACCCTCCCACATCATGCAGTGCAG GCCCTGCTGGTGAGGACATGTTTCATTGGCAAGCAACGATTATGGGACCCCCTGACAGTCCCTATGCCGGCGGTGTTTTCTTGGTGAACATTCATTTCCCTCCGGattaccccttcaagccgccaaag GTATCTTTTAAGACGAAGGTCTTCCATCCTAATATCAACAGCAATGGAAGCATATGCCTTGATATTCTTAAGGAGCAGTGGAGCCCTGCTTTGACGATCTCCAAG GTCTTGCTCTCTATCTGTTCCCTGCTGACTGATCCCAACCCGGATGATCCCCTGGTTCCCGAGATTGCCCACATGTACAAGACCGACCGGTCAAAGTACGAGACGACAGCCCGCAGCTGGACGCAGAAGTACGCCATGGGTTGA